The proteins below are encoded in one region of Brassica napus cultivar Da-Ae chromosome A6, Da-Ae, whole genome shotgun sequence:
- the LOC106350448 gene encoding uncharacterized protein At1g43920, Chloroplastic-like yields the protein MDNHIEGGGIPRKCECGAPTIILESKTAQNPGRRFYRCGEIYGPNHVFKWLDEAHHEELGILRSQQAMIAKDLAEIKTEIGELKKDIGEIIEVLESFRSKF from the coding sequence ATGGATAATCACATTGAGGGAGGTGGAATTCCTAGGAAATGTGAATGTGGAGCTCCCACAATCATATTGGAGTCAAAGACAGCTCAAAATCCAGGAAGAAGATTTTACAGATGTGGAGAAATATATGGTCCAAACCATGTGTTCAAGTGGCTTGATGAAGCACACCATGAAGAACTTGGAATATTGAGAAGTCAACAAGCAATGATAGCAAAAGATTTGGCTGAGATTAAAACAGAAATTGGTGAGCTGAAGAAAGATATTGGTGAGATCATTGAAGTGCTTGAGAGTTTTAGATCTAAGTTTTAG
- the LOC106350447 gene encoding uncharacterized protein LOC106350447, which produces MRRTIFFRLHLGGYWGSDGLYNGGITRSIRLDCQEPTLAMLKRMVLRAGYAENMCKFAYFPSRIMGQNRKDVSTDSDVIEMIQCSQEIESLNLYVVREDDPYLDDVLIGDDVEEEPEDDAHIDFYQNDYVDSDDSDDDDEGSVIEFFVGQEFVSKEKCRGTIEKYAVREKVNIHFQKSEKKRVAAICAQECFKWRLFASINSQSDKMVVRSYKGEHDCYPIGVVDLYTAPKIAADFLNEFRHNPKLTADQIMQRLGIKGLRVTKTKCQSARQIMKHIIEDEYAEQFTRMYDYVEELRRTNPGSTVILGTKDRVFDKFYTCFQSQKQGWKSACRRIVHLDGTFLKGRMKGQLLTAVGRDPNESMYIIAWAIVPVENKVNWKWFMELLREDLGLEDGNGLALSSDQQKGLIYAITEILPYAEHRMCARHIFANLQKKYKQMGPLHKTFWKCARAYNETVFWRQLEKMKNIKLEAYEDVKRTTDSHWSRAFFSDTTKSAAVENNISESYNAVLKDAREMPIIALLEEIRRHIMASNLVKIKEMESVTSLVTPKALAIMEKRKRSLKWCAPLSNGRGIYEVDHGKDKFVVHVRDNTSCTCREYEVSGIPCCHIMAAMWAEYKETKLPETVILDWYSVEKWKLCYSSLLFPVNGMELWETHSDIVVMPPPDRIMPGRPKNNNRIRDPSEEASQNSNKALTTCSNCGEKGHNIRTCPKEVVPKPPKPPQEFPSFHANAVMTCSNCQQTGHNKRKCKLDPVHKPTKLPRGRPKRQPTTNPTTDLTTD; this is translated from the exons ATGAGAAG AACTATTTTCTTCCGACTACACCTTGGAGGATATTGGGGCAGTGATGGTTTATACAACGGTGGAATTACACGAAGCATTAGGCTGGATTGTCAGGAACCGACTTTGGCAATGTTGAAGCGGATGGTGTTGAGGGCTGGATATGCAGAGAATATGTGTAAGTTTGCTTACTTCCCATCTAGAATAATGGGTCAGAATCGTAAGGATGTGTCTACTGATAGCGATGTTATAGAAATGATTCAGTGTTCACAAGAGATAGAGAGTCTGAATTTGTATGTGGTTAGGGAGGATGATCCTTATTTAGATGATGTTCTTATTGGGGATGATGTAGAAGAGGAACCTGAGGATGATGCACACATTGATTTCTATCAGAATGATTATGTTGACAGTGATGattcagatgatgatgatgaaggtaGTGTGATAGAGTTCTTTGTAGGGCAAGAGTTTGTTTCAAAAGAAAAGTGCAGGGGAACAATTGAGAAGTATGCTGTGAGAGAGAAGGTGAACATCCATTTTCAGAAATCAGAAAAGAAGAGAGTAGCGGCTATATGTGCTCAAGAGTGCTTCAAGTGGAGACTTTTTGCATCAATAAACAGCCAGTCAGATAAAATGGTGGTGAGGTCGTATAAAGGAGAACACGATTGCTATCCTATAGGTGTTGTCGACCTGTACACTGCACCAAAAATAGCTGCTGATTTTCTCAATGAGTTCAGGCACAATCCGAAGTTGACAGCTGATCAAATCATGCAGAGGTTGGGTATAAAAGGTCTCCGGGTTACAAAAACCAAGTGTCAGAGTGCAAGACAGATTATGAAACATATCATTGAGGATGAGTATGCGGAGCAGTTCACAAGAATGTATGATTATGTGGAGGAGTTGAGGAGGACAAATCCGGGTTCTACTGTGATATTAGGAACAAAAGATCGAGTTTTTGACAAGTTCTACACTTGCTTTCAGTCTCAGAAGCAAGGTTGGAAGAGTGCTTGTAGGCGGATAGTACACCTTGATGGGACCTTTCTCAAAGGAAGAATGAAAGGGCAATTGTTAACTGCTGTGGGAAGAGATCCTAATGAGTCGATGTATATCATAGCATGGGCTATTGTACCTGTCGAAAATAAAGTTAACTGGAAGTGGTTTATGGAGTTACTGCGAGAAGATTTGGGATTGGAGGATGGTAATGGGCTTGCTCTCTCTTCAGATCAACAGAAAGGGTTAATCTATGCCATTACAGAAATCCTTCCTTATGCAGAGCACAGAATGTGTGCTAGACACATCTTTGCTAATTTACAGAAGAAGTATAAACAGATGGGACCACTGCATAAGACGTTTTGGAAGTGTGCTAGAGCGTATAATGAAACTGTTTTTTGGAGACAActtgagaagatgaagaacataAAGCTAGAAGCGTATGAGGATGTGAAGAGGACCACTGATTCTCACTGGTCTAGGGCATTCTTTAGTGACACCACCAAGTCGGCTGCAGTGGAGAACAATATCAGTGAGTCATATAATGCAGTGCTGAAAGATGCTCGGGAAATGCCTATTATTGCATTGCTGGAGGAAATAAGACGCCATATTATGGCTAGCAACTTGGTTAAGATCAAGGAGATGGAAAGTGTCACAAGCTTGGTGACACCAAAGGCATTGGCGATTATGGAAAAACGTAAGAGGAGCTTAAAGTGGTGTGCTCCGCTGTCAAATGGAAGAGGAATATATGAGGTCGATCATGGGAAGGACAAGTTTGTGGTTCATGTCAGAGATAATACATCTTGTACTTGCAGGGAGTATGAAGTTAGTGGGATACCTTGTTGTCATATCATGGCTGCAATGTGGGCTGAGTATAAGGAAACCAAGCTTCCGGAGACAGTGATATTGGATTGGTATTCAGTGGAGAAGTGGAAACTTTGCTACTCATCTCTTCTATTTCCTGTGAATGGGATGGAGCTTTGGGAAACACATAGTGATATTGTTGTTATGCCTCCTCCGGACAGAATCATGCCTGGAAGACCAAAAAATAACAACAGAATCAGGGATCCAAGTGAAGAAGCTTCTCAAAATTCTAATAAGGCATTAACG ACTTGTAGTAACTGTGGAGAAAAGGGACACAACATACGCACATGCCCAAAAGAAGTGGTCCCAAAACCACCAAAACCACCTCAAGAGTTTCCTTCTTTTCATGCAAATGCTGTTATG acatGTAGCAATTGTCAACAAACCGGACATAACAAGCGTAAATGCAAACTTGATCCTGTTCATAAGCCAACCAAACTGCCTCGAGGAAGACCAAAAAGACAGCCGACCACAAACCCGACCACAGACCTGACCACAGACTGA
- the LOC106348120 gene encoding AP2-like ethylene-responsive transcription factor AIL7 produces MANWLTFALSPMEMMKSPEHPHFVSYDDDSSAPYLIDNLYVLKEEAETSMADSTPLASFFNPQTHSPTHIPKLEDFLGDSSSSSFVRFPDNHPETLDSSSLYHPRHHTGVTGLFSDHQHDDFQAVDGGVKEGCTKEGALSLAVNNTDGERVKSSRKVTVSKKEAKAVETTSTDDSTKKKKKVVESFGQRTSIYRGVTRHRWTGRYEAHLWDNSCRREGQARKGRQVYLGGYDKEDKAARAYDLAALKYWGPAATTNFQIASYSKELEEMNHMTKQEFIASIRRKSSGFSRGASMYRGVTRHHQQGRWQARIGRVAGNKDLYLGTFATEEEAAEAYDIAAIKFRGINAVTNFEMNRYDVEAIMNSSFPVGGSAVKRHKQLSLESPPPPTDDHNIQQLLLPSSSVELDPNSIPCGIPFDPSVLYHPQNFFQHYPDPTVPMNQADQFFMWSNQSY; encoded by the exons ATGGCGAATTGGTTAACGTTTGCTCTGTCaccaatggagatgatgaaatcACCTGAGCATCCCCACTTCGTCTCTTACGACGACGATTCTTCAGCTCCTTACCTCATCGACAACTTGTATG TTTTGAAAGAAGAAGCTGAGACATCAATGGCGGATTCAACACCTTTAGCGTCTTTCTTCAACCCGCAAACCCATTCTCCCACTCATATTCCCAAGCTCGAAGACTTTCTCGGcgattcctcctcctcctccttcgtCCGTTTCCCCGATAACCACCCGGAGACGCTAGACTCTTCTTCTCTCTACCATCCACGTCATCACACCGGAGTCACAGGTCTCTTCTCCGATCATCAACACGACGATTTCCAGGCGGTGGATGGAGGGGTTAAGGAGGGTTGCACCAAGGAAGGAGCTTTGTCTCTAGCGGTAAACAACACTGATGGCGAGAGAGTCAAAAGCAGTAGAAAGGTTACGGTTTCGAAGAAGGAAGCAAAGGCGGTGGAAACAACATCAACTGATGattcgacgaagaagaagaagaaggttgtTGAATCATTTGGACAACGAACTTCGATTTACCGAGGTGTCACACG ACATAGATGGACGGGAAGATACGAAGCGCATCTTTGGGACAACAGCTGTAGGAGGGAAGGTCAAGCCCGAAAAGGACGTCAgg TGTACTTAG GTGGTTATGACAAAGAAGATAAAGCAGCTAGAGCCTATGACTTAGCAGCTTTAAAATACTGGGGTCCTGCTGCTACTACCAATTTTCAG ATAGCAAGTTATTCAAAAGAATTGGAAGAAATGAATCACATGACCAAGCAAGAGTTCATTGCATCCATCAGGAG GAAAAGTAGCGGTTTCTCGAGAGGCGCTTCAATGTATAGAGGTGTCACAAGGCACCATCAACAAGGTCGCTGGCAAGCAAGAATCGGCCGTGTTGCAGGAAACAAAGATCTTTACCTCGGAACCTTCGCTACTGAAGAGGAAGCAGCAGAGGCTTATGACATTGCAGCCATTAAGTTCAGAGGAATCAACGCGGTGACTAACTTTGAGATGAACCGTTATGATGTTGAAGCCATCATGAATAGTTCTTTCCCTGTAGGAGGATCAGCTGTGAAACGTCATAAGCAGCTCTCTCTTgaatctcctcctcctcctactGATGACCATAACATCCAACAACTTTTGCTTCCGTCTTCTTCCGTGGAGCTAGACCCTAACTCAATCCCATGTGGGATTCCGTTTGACCCTTCGGTTCTCTACCATCCCCAGAATTTCTTTCAGCATTATCCTGATCCTACAGTTCCTATGAACCAAGCTGATCAGTTCTTCATGTGGTCTAACCAGTCTTACTAA
- the LOC106431862 gene encoding receptor-like cytosolic serine/threonine-protein kinase RBK1 — MAVEEMEKKKTKGSNEKTESEDPSPRCVLEIPATSSDSDNSSSCSSCSPDKSSSSPLSTTATNGRQWNKMIESIKKKSIRRFSVIPLLASYELTRKNMRRKQPKLSPLPDNVFDCDQFLVAKPSWRNFTYDELVAATDGFNAEKMIGKGGHAEVYKGVLPDGEIVAIKRLTRHANEAEERVSDFLSELGMIAHVNHPNAAKLRGFSCDRGLHFVLEYAPHGSLASLLFGSSEEECLDWKKRYRVALGVADGLSYLHNDCPRRIIHRDIKASNILLSQDYEAQISDFGLAKWLPENWPHHIVFPIEGTFGYLAPEYFMHGIVDEKTDVFAFGVLLLEIITGRRAVDTASRQSIVMWAKPLLEKSSVEEIVDPKLGNEFDETEMKRVMQTASMCIHHVAAMRPDMNRLVQLLRGGGDDRLAETQQISRRKSLDGCDLQDHTSSSYLNDLTRHRQLLME; from the exons ATGGCTGTCGAAG aaatggagaagaagaaaaccaaAGGAAGCAATGAAAAAACAGAGTCCGAAGATCCATCGCCAAGATGCGTGCTTGAGATCCCAGCAACGAGTTCAGATTCCGACAACAGCAGCAGTTGCAGCTCGTGCTCGCCTGATAAATCGTCGTCGTCGCCGTTGTCCACGACCGCTACGAACGGTCGTCAATGGAACAAGATGATCGAGTCGATCAAGAAGAAATCCATAAGGAGATTCTCTGTTATCCCTCTCCTCGCCAGCTACGAGCTCACGCGCAAGAACATGCGGCGGAAACAGCCGAAGCTGTCTCCTCTTCCTGATAACGTATTCGACTGCGACCAGTTCCTTGTGGCTAAACCCTCGTGGCGTAATTTCACTTACGATGAGCTCGTCGCCGCCACCGACGGTTTTAATGCTG AGAAAATGATTGGGAAAGGAGGACATGCGGAGGTGTACAAAGGAGTTTTACCTGACGGAGAGATCGTGGCGATAAAGAGGCTTACGAGACACGCCAATGAAGCAGAAGAGAGAGTCAGCGACTTCTTATCTGAGCTAGGGATGATCGCACACGTTAACCACCCAAACGCAGCTAAGCTTCGCGGTTTCAGCTGCGATCGCGGTTTGCATTTTGTGCTTGAATACGCTCCTCACGGCAGCCTCGCTTCTCTGCTCTTTG ggTCGTCTGAGGAGGAGTGTTTGGACTGGAAGAAACGGTATAGAGTTGCTTTGGGTGTAGCTGATGGTTTGAGTTATCTTCATAATGATTGCCCTCGACGTATTATCCACCGTGACATTAAAGCTTCCAACATTTTACTTAGTCAAGACTATGAAGCTCAGATATCAGACTTTGGACTAGCTAAGTGGCTTCCAGAGAATTGGCCTCATCACATTGTTTTCCCTATCGAAGGCACATTCGG GTATCTAGCACCCGAGTACTTTATGCATgggattgttgatgagaagacgGATGTGTTTGCATTTGGAGTGTTGCTTTTGGAGATCATAACTGGTCGTCGAGCTGTTGATACAGCAAGCAGGCAAAGTATAGTTATGTGG GCGAAACCACTTCTGGAGAAGAGCAGCGTGGAGGAAATAGTTGATCCTAAGCTAGGAAATGAGTTTGATGAAACAGAGATGAAAAGAGTGATGCAAACAGCTTCAATGTGCATACACCATGTAGCCGCTATGCGTCCTGATATGAACCGG TTGGTGCAGCTACTGCGTGGAGGAGGAGATGACCGGTTAGCTGAGACGCAGCAGATATCAAGAAGAAAGAGTCTGGACGGGTGTGACCTACAAGATCACACCTCTTCCTCCTACCTTAACGATCTCACTCGCCATAGACAACTCTTGATGGAGTGA
- the LOC106431889 gene encoding uncharacterized protein LOC106431889 yields MALLGDDGRGFDLARRLEASGVWRTWLGDSIYLSFNHYLSSPSSWETFMRVDESKSRAQIQLQLRVRALLFDKATASLFLRSNSISASSASSDATSVAVSKLNHNYLQLHGDDVYYTLENASPEGGFQRDGGLRHNQSLPKSLSKPSFNSGRRGSESDFSNLAQRSRYEELPDTWYTQFISRCGFKYGMSVGGQESDKRTPEGMSTYLRVVDSHKRKRAPFLEDRSTGSSGHMGRSNIHPGSGFDGSSSDDDILLPETMFRMNCVPETALSPFAKTQDDDVKTEFYGVLDTLPQVTTRSHVMIERLGMMPEYLRMEERGVLRRKKAEKMGFSDEQAAQVSRKVVARMLLTMGFEGATEVPVDVFSQLVSRHICKLGRILKVLTDSYKKECSATQLIKMFLNTTGYSNLGSLAELVKDGTRMIHHPQNQKQPQVLQQQLHMQQQAPQRLPQQIQRQMHPQMQQMVNPQSLQQQQQLLERMRKRQVTSPRPDMGMEKDRPLVQVKLENPSEMAVDGNAFNPMNPRHQQQMQQQFRQQQQIAALSNMQQQQQQQQPGYNQFRQLASMQIPQMQTSTTGTVRAQPVKVEGFEQLMGGDSSLKHETEDKLRSPPTK; encoded by the exons ATGGCGCTTCTCGGCGACGACGGCCGAGGCTTCGATCTAGCGAGGAGACTCGAAGCTTCCGGCGTATGGCGGACATGGCTCGGAGATTCCATCTACTTATCATTCAACCATTACCTCTCCTCTCCTTCTTCCTGGGAAACTTTTATGCGCGTAGACGAATCCAAGTCTAGGGCTCAGATTCAACTCCAGCTCCGAGTTCGCGCCCTTCTGTTCGACAAGGCAACCGCCTCGCTCTTCCTCCGATCCAACTCAATCTCCGCTTCGTCAGCGTCCTCCGATGCTACCTCCGTCGCCGTGTCGAAGCTCAATCATAATT ATTTACAGCTGCACGGAGATGATGTGTACTACACTTTGGAGAACGCTTCTCCCGAAGGTGGGTTTCAGCGAGACGGTGGGCTTCGCCACAACCAGAGCTTACCCAAG AGCCTGTCTAAGCCAAGTTTTAACTCTGGGAGGAGAGGTAGTGAGTCTGATTTCAGCAATCTTGCTCAAAGGTCCAGGTATGAGGAGTTACCCGACACTTGGTACACTCAGTTTATTTCAAGGTGTGGTTTTAAATACGGGATGTCTGTTGGAGGACAAGAATCTGACAAACGCACGCCTGAAGGGATGTCTACTTACCTCAGAGTCGTTGACAGTCATAAGAGAAAGCGTGCTCCTTTTTTAGAAGATCGAAGTACCGGAAGCTCAGGCCACATGGGTAGATCTAATATACATCCAGGCTCCGGATTCGACGGAAGTAGTTCGGATGATGATATACTTCTTCCGGAGACCATGTTTAGAATGAACTGTGTACCCGAGACTGCCCTTTCGCCGTTTGCGAAAACACAAGACGATGATGTTAAAACAGAGTTCTACGGGGTACTTGATACGCTACCTCAAGTTACTACCAGGAGTCATGTTATGATCGAGAGGCTTGGGATGATGCCTGAGTACCTTAGAATGGAAGAAAGAGGCGTTTTGCGCCGTAAGAAAGCTGAAAAGATGGGTTTTAGTGACGAACAAGCTGCTCAGGTGTCACGGAAAGTTGTTGCGCGCATGCTTTTGACAATGGGATTTGAAGGTGCTACGGAGGTTCCGGTTGATGTCTTCTCTCAGTTGGTCAGCCGACATATCTGTAAACTAGGCCGTATTTTAAAGGTTCTTACTGACAGTTACAAAAAGGAGTGCTCAGCGACGCAGCTGATTAAGATGTTCCTTAATACTACGGGATACAG TAATCTTGGGAGTTTAGCAGAGCTTGTTAAGGATGGTACTAGGATGATTCATCATCCCCAAAATCAGAAACAACCACAAGTGCTTCAGCAACAGTTACATATGCAGCAACAAGCTCCGCAGCGGTTACCGCAACAA ATCCAGCGGCAAATGCATCCACAGATGCAGCAAATGGTTAATCCCCAATCTttacagcagcagcagcaacttCTAGAGAGAATGCGTAAACGTCAAGTTACATCACCGCGACCTGATATGGGTATGGAAAAAGATCGGCCGCTGGTGCAGGTAAAGCTTGAGAATCCTTCTGAAATGGCAGTAGATGGAAATGCATTCAACCCTATGAACCCAAGACACCAGCAACAGATGCAGCAGCAGTTCAGGCAGCAGCAGCAGATTGCTGCACTGTCGAATATGCAACAGCAACAGCAACAGCAACAACCGGGCTATAACCAATTCAGGCAATTGGCTTCAATGCAAATTCCACAAATGCAAACATC TACAACAGGAACGGTCAGGGCTCAACCCGTTAAGGTTGAAGGATTCGAACAACTAATGGGAGGGGACTCTTCTCTTAAACATGAGACAGAGGATAAGCTGAGATCTCCACCTACCAAATAG
- the LOC125609991 gene encoding uncharacterized protein LOC125609991, whose product MSSEMDRALLALSLKDDDDSPFTLPDLPQYYATERNACSLIGRLLNPEFQRMSHLILELPRRWQKANTVRGFALTKERFQFVFMHEHDLNEILDKGIQTFDDWGLAIERWVERPPSGFLQYVSIWVRISNIPVNHYTKKAISDLGDLVGHVEEVAFDPDKPQRQSYVRVKIRFHVSKPLKKTRIINLPGGDQTTVNYYYERVQMRCHHCQRLTHAKPRCPFLNNSEGASERISPCMSISQTPKTFQVLSETDPLFGVLKEDQVGINPISGRPRIAPEILQEMRNYLLASSNEDRHVREHRVISSVKEAEQNPITQRSTLQLLPPPVFTKDLDKGKGLVFGYDKEDLTLKSLFSSSQPKLMA is encoded by the coding sequence ATGTCTTCTGAGATGGACAGAGCTTTGCTAGCATTATCCctcaaagatgatgatgattcccCTTTCACTCTACCGGATCTTCCCCAGTACTACGCCACAGAAAGGAACGCATGCAGCCTCATCGGTCGCCTTCTCAACCCAGAATTTCAGAGGATGTCTCATCTGATCCTTGAATTACCAAGAAGATGGCAGAAGGCGAACACGGTCAGAGGTTTTGCCTTAACCAAAGAAAGGTTTCAATTCGTGTTCATGCATGAACACGATCTTAATGAAATCCTTGATAAAGGCATTCAGACTTTTGATGACTGGGGTCTTGCTATTGAGAGATGGGTTGAACGGCCGCCGTCTGGTTTTCTTCAATACGTCTCAATCTGGGTTCGGATCAGCAATATCCCTGTCAATCACTACACCAAAAAAGCTATCTCTGATCTTGGAGATCTTGTTGGTCATGTAGAAGAAGTTGCTTTTGATCCTGATAAACCCCAAAGACAGAGTTATGTGCGGGTTAAAATTCGTTTTCATGTCTCGAAGCCTTTAAAAAAGACAAGGATTATAAACCTTCCTGGTGGAGATCAAACCACGGTCAACTATTACTATGAAAGGGTTCAGATGCGATGTCACCACTGTCAAAGATTAACACATGCAAAGCCAAGATGCCCCTTTCTCAACAACTCTGAAGGAGCAAGTGAACGTATCTCACCATGCATGTCTATATCTCAGACTCCTAAAACGTTTCAGGTCCTCTCTGAAACTGATCCTCTCTTTGGAGTTTTAAAAGAGGATCAAGTTGGAATCAACCCCATCTCTGGCCGGCCGCGAATTGCTCCTGAGATTCTGCAAGAAATGCGTAATTACTTGCTTGCCTCCAGTAATGAAGATCGTCATGTCCGCGAGCATAGGGTCATTTCCTCAGTTAAAGAAGCTGAACAGAATCCTATCACACAGAGGTCTACCCTTCAGCTCCTTCCCCCTCCTGTCTTTACTAAAGATCTTGATAAGGGAAAAGGTTTAGTCTTTGGGTACGATAAAGAAGACCTCACTTTGAAGTCTCTCTTCTCAAGCTCGCAACCTAAGCTTATGGCTTAA